In the Brienomyrus brachyistius isolate T26 chromosome 20, BBRACH_0.4, whole genome shotgun sequence genome, one interval contains:
- the pgap4 gene encoding transmembrane protein 246: MIWLLSKFSLQIARRKVQTSRHSRCSSPVWQGFVLCFLTFAVLLPLSCYRLLYSYYFIKSWYLNSMSDEALEESYRRGQEALKFWQDQGSTLPAGFVNSDNQEKPELLVTVVTALRSQGGEYHYLLQVMQQLVSLVGACQRPGCLQVLVCDVESSPQENEDVRLLETKVRVVRRSLEELEEIRKYLNIFEKEKRDYVFCLRKGWNLIQPKNVVVLEDDALPTVDFFPVINNLLSRRFSSQTLYVKLYHPERLQRYWNPEPYRILEWVGLGLVGATALLLFFSACAAVSFSFSAAHFLFLTLYIMAAVELMGRHYLLEARRLSPQLYAVSPATECCTPAMLFPGNASLRVAEYLDQVFCFRGNAKDTVLYHIVRSIGGERAHSLEPNLITHIGAFSSVRTNPSHPRLL, encoded by the coding sequence ATGATTTGGCTCCTCTCCAAATTTTCTCTCCAGATTGCTCGACGGAAGGTTCAGACAAGCCGACACTCACGATGTTCCAGTCCTGTATGGCAGGGCTTTGTCCTCTGCTTTCTTACATTTGCTGTTTTGCTGCCGTTGTCCTGCTACAGGTTGCTTTACTCGTATTACTTCATTAAGTCCTGGTACCTGAACTCCATGAGTGATGAGGCTCTGGAGGAGAGTTACAGGAGAGGGCAGGAAGCCTTGAAATTCTGGCAAGACCAGGGTTCCACTCTGCCGGCAGGATTTGTAAACAGTGACAATCAGGAGAAACCAGAGCTTTTGGTGACGGTGGTGACCGCTCTGCGGTCCCAGGGCGGCGAGTACCACTATTTGCTGCAAGTAATGCAGCAGCTTGTGTCACTGGTAGGGGCTTGTCAAAGGCCGGGGTGCCTCCAGGTGCTAGTCTGCGATGTGGAAAGCAGTCCCCAGGAAAATGAGGATGTCAGACTGCTGGAAACAAAGGTCCGAGTTGTTCGAAGGTCCTTAGAAGAATTGGAGGAGATAAGAAAATACCTGAACATATTCGAGAAGGAGAAAAGAGACTATGTTTTTTGCCTGAGGAAAGGGTGGAACTTAATACAGCCAAAAAATGTTGTAGTCCTTGAGGATGACGCTTTGCCAACAGTGGACTTTTTTCCAGTGATAAATAATTTGCTGTCACGTCGGTTCTCCTCTCAGACGTTGTATGTTAAGTTGTATCATCCTGAGAGGCTACAGCGATACTGGAACCCAGAACCATACCGGATTTTGGAATGGGTGGGCTTGGGCCTGGTTGGGGCCACTGCTCTGTTGCTGTTCTTCAGTGCCTGTGCTGCTGTGTCATTCTCCTTTTCCGCGGCCCATTTCCTCTTTCTCACCCTCTATATCATGGCTGCCGTTGAGCTAATGGGGAGACACTACCTCCTGGAAGCACGCCGCCTCTCCCCCCAGCTGTATGCCGTCTCCCCGGCAACCGAGTGCTGTACTCCAGCCATGCTGTTTCCTGGCAACGCATCCCTCAGGGTTGCCGAGTACCTTGACCAAGTGTTCTGCTTCAGGGGCAATGCGAAGGACACGGTCCTTTACCACATCGTGAGATCGATAGGGGGAGAGAGGGCACACAGCCTGGAGCCCAATCTCATCACGCACATCGGTGCTTTTTCCTCTGTCAGGACCAATCCATCCCATCCTCGCTTATTGTGA